In the Rhodoferax fermentans genome, GCGCGTCTTGTTCCAGTTGCCGCATCAAGGTCGGCACAGAACTCCAGGTGTCCACACTGGGCGCCGGACTACCCTCGAGCCGCGACAGCATCAACAAATCACTGACCAGACTTTGCATACGCATCGACTGCTGCGCCATCAGCGTCAGGTAACTGTCTCGCTCATCAGCGGCCAACTCCAGGGTCTGCAAGGTCTCCACAAAACCAGCCAACACGGTCAGGGGTGTGCGAATTTCATGAGACACATTGGCCACAAAGTCACGCCGCATGGCTTCGGCCTGCTCAACCGCAGTCACGTCACGCGACAACAACAAGAGGCGTCCCCCACCATAGTGGTAGAGCTGTACCGACAGGCGAACCGGGCGTGTTGCCGTGCTCTCGCGCCCGGCCATCAGCAATTCATGGTCAAAAGCCCGCCCGGACAAGTAAGCCGCAAAGGCTGGGTCACGCACCAGATTGACCATGTATTGCTGCAGATCACGCTGCGCATCCAGACCAAAGTGCACCGCAGCTGTCTGGTTGCACCATTCGATGCGAGATTGGTTGTCCAGCAACATCACGCCGTTGGGAGACGCCTGCAGCGCGGACAGAAAATCATGGAGGCGGTTTTCACCCTCTTCAATGGTCCGGCGTTGCGAGCGCAACAGCCGCTGAGCCCGCTCCAGGACTTCGCCCCACAACCCCCATTTGATCGGGGGCGAGTCTGCGCGCTCCGGGCTCAACCAGTGCAGCGCCTGGGCAGCGCGGGTGGTGTCAAGCACCAGCCACAACGCCGAACCACCCAGGGCGCCCAGCAAGGCATCCACCAGCTGACTCTGCCCCGTCAGGCCAAGAAACCAACCCAGAACCGCGCCTGCCAACTGGAAGGCGACAAAGCCGCAGATTCGCAAAAACATCAATAATTCTTCTCGGCAGACTATGCCACAGCAGAGGAGGTACCAGTACTCTGATTCTGGGTGGTGATGCGGTAGCCAGCACCGCGCACGGTTTCGATCATCGCAGCCGCGCGTTCGCCCAGCGCTTCACGCAGCCGCTTGACGTGGACATCCACGGTGCGTTCTTCGATAAACACATGGTCACCCCAGACCTGGTCCAGCAGCTGCGAGCGGCTGTGCACACGCTCGGCGTGGGTCATCAGGTAATGCAACAGTTTGAATTCCGTCGGACCCAGCTTGAGCGCCTGGTCACCAAAGCTCACCCGGTAGGTGGCGGCATCCAGACTGAGCTGACCCATGGTGACCAGCGTGGCTTCCTGCTCGGGGGCACGACGGCGCAGCACGGCGCGAATACGGGCCAACAACTCCCGTGTTGAAAACGGCTTGCTGATGTAATCATCAGCACCAGCATCCAGACCTGCCACGCGGTCTGGCTCATCACCACGCGCGGTCAACATGATGATGGGCACATCTTTGGTGCGAGGATGGGCACGCCAACGTTTGGCCAAGGTCAACCCTGACTCACCGGGCAGCATCCAATCCAACAGGATCACATCTGGCAACACCGAGTCGAGTTCGGCCTGAGCCGTTGCGCTGTCCATCGCCCAAATCGGACGGAACCCACTGTGGCGCAAGTTCACCGAGATCAGCTCGGCGATGGCGGGCTCATCCTCGACGATCAGCACACAGGGGACTCGCCTCATTTCACCACCGACTCAATCTCGTCCATGGCCGCGTGCCGCACATCAGCCCCTTTGACGATGTAGATGATCAGCTCGGCGATGTTTTTGGCATGGTCACCAATACGCTCAATGGCCTTGGCCAAAAACAGCAGATCCAGACTTGGCGAGATCATGCGCGGGTCTTCCATCATGTAGGTGATGAGTTTGCGCACAAAGCCGTCGAACTCCTTGTCAATCAAGTCATCTTCCTTGAGGATGGACAAGGCAGCCGAGGTGTCCAGACGGGCAAAAGCATCCAATGCTTTTCTGAGCAGGCCGGAGGCCAGATCAGAGGCTACCCGCAGCTCCAAGGAAGGCAATGCGCGCGGTGCACCACTGCTGATGATGGACAACACCATACGCGCAATTTTTTCTGCCTCATCCCCCACACGCTCGAGGTTGGCGGTGGCCTTGGAAATGGCGATCAACAGCCGCAGGTCGCGGGCGGTTGGTTGACGCCGGGCAATGATGCTGGAGAGCTCACGGTCAATATCGACTTCCATCGCATTGACCTTGGCCTCGGCGGTGACCACCTGCTGGGCAACTTCCACACTGAACTGCGACAAGGCATAAATGGCCTGTCGGATTTGCGATTCCACCAGCCCGCCGAGTTCCATGACACGGGTCGAAACGGTGCCCAGCTCGCTGTCAAATTGGGACGATAAATGTTTTTCAGGCATGAGATTCCTCGGTGATGACTAACCAAACCGGCCAGTGATGTAGTCTTCAGTTTCCTGGCGGTTGGGCTTGAAGAAGATTTGCTCGGTGGCACCAAATTCAACCAGATCACCGAGGTACATATACGCCGTGTAGTCGCTGCAACGTGCAGCCTGCTGCATGTTGTGGGTGACGATGACCACGGTGTAATCCTGTTTGAGTTCGATGATCAGCTCTTCGACCTTGGCCGTAGAGATCGGGTCCAGCGCAGAACAGGGTTCATCGAGCAGGATCACCTCGGGCTTGATGGCCACACCACGGGCAATACACAGCCGCTGCTGCTGACCACCCGACAGGCTGGAGCCACTTTGCTTGAGCTTGTCCTTGACCTCATTCCACAGCGCCGACTTGCGCAGTGCCCACTCCACCCGCTCTTCCATATCGGTGGGGCTCAACTTCTCAAACAGTTTGACACCAAAAGCGATGTTGTCGTAGATGGACATGGGGAAAGGCGTGGGCTTCTGGAACACCATACCGACTTTGGCGCGCAGCAGTGCCACATCTTGTTTGCTGGTCAACAGGTTTTCACCGTCGAGCACCACCTCACCCTGGGCGCGTTGTTCCGGGTACAGCTCGAACATGCGGTTGAACACCCGCAGCAGCGTGGACTTGCCACAACCAGAGGGGCCGATGAAGGCCGTGACCTTCTTCTCGGGAATATCGAGGTTGATGTTTTTGAGTGCGTGAAATTTGCCGTAGAAGAAGTCCAGGTTCTTCACCGCAATCTTGGCAGGCTGTGTTTTTTCAGTAGTCATGGTCATGAAGTTGTTTGAGGTGTGTCTACGGGTCTAGTTCTTTTGACGTGTCAACACACGCGCCAGAATGTTCAGGCCCAGAACCGCCAGGGTGATCAAGAACACACCCGCCCAAGCCAGTTGCTGCCAGTTTTCATAGGGGCTCATGGCAAATTTGAAGATGGTGACGGGCAAACTGGCCATGGGTTCACTCAGGCTCGAGGTCCAGAACTGGTTGCTCAAAGCCGTGAACAACAAAGGTGCGGTCTCACCTGCAATCCGAGCCACCGCCAGCAGAACACCTGTGACCACCCCAGCCCGTGCCGAGCGCATGGTGATGCTCAAAATCACCTTCCATTTCGGTGCACCAAGTGCATAGGCTGCCTCACGCAGGCCCGGTGGCACCAGTTGCAACATGTTTTCGGTGGTACGGATCACCACCGGAATCACAATCAGGGTCAGTGCCATGATGCCCGCATAGGCCGAAAAGGACTTGAACCGTGTGACCACCACCGCATACACAAACAAGCCAATCACAATCGACGGCGCCGACAGCAGGATGTCATTCACAAAACGCGTGACGTTGGCCAGCCATCCCTTGGTATCAAACTCCGCCAGGTAAATACCTGCCATGATGCCAATGGGCGTGCCCACAAAAGTGGCCAACATCACCATCAGGAACGATCCATAGATGGCGTTGAGCAAGCCCCCTTCGTCGTTGGGTGGCGGCGTCATTTGGGACAGTGCGGCCCAAGTCAAACCGGCCGTACCGAGCCGAACGGTTTCAAACAGAATCCAGAACAACCAGAACAAGCCAAAACCCATTGCCATCATCGACAGCACCAGGGCAATGATGTTGACCCGTTTGCGTGCAGCATAACGGGTGGCACGCATCTCGGTCAAAGCTTTGGCTCGCAGCAAGGTCTCAGCGGTGCTCATGACTTGGTTCCTTCACTCTTCTTCAGCTGTGACAGCAGCAGCTTCGACAACGAGAGCACCACAAAAGTGATAAAAAACAATACCAGCCCCAGGTACATCAGCGACGCCTGGTGCAAACCTTCACCTGCCTCGGCAAACTCATTGGCCAAGGCCGAGGTGATGCTGTTGGCAGCCTGGAACAGACTCAGTGAATCCAGCTGGTTGAAGTTGCCGATGACAAAGGTCACCGCCATGGTTTCCCCAATGGCGCGACCCAAGCCGAGCATGATGCCACCCACCACACCCGCTTTGGTATAGGGCAAGACCACGGTGGAGACCACCTCCCAGGTGGTGGCACCCAGGCCGTAGGCAGACTCTTTAAGCAGGGTCGGGGTCACCTCAAACACATCACGCATCACTGCCGCAATGAACGGAATGATCATGATGGCCAGAATGATGCCAGCCGACAAGATACCGATACCCACTGGCGGGCCTGAGAACAGTGCTTCCAGATACGGCACGCCCAGGAACATCTTTTGCAGAGGTTGCTGCACATAAGTAGACAAAATGGGACCAAACACCAGCAAGCCCCACATGCCGTAAACAATCGACGGGATGGCCGCCAG is a window encoding:
- the pstB gene encoding phosphate ABC transporter ATP-binding protein PstB; amino-acid sequence: MTMTTEKTQPAKIAVKNLDFFYGKFHALKNINLDIPEKKVTAFIGPSGCGKSTLLRVFNRMFELYPEQRAQGEVVLDGENLLTSKQDVALLRAKVGMVFQKPTPFPMSIYDNIAFGVKLFEKLSPTDMEERVEWALRKSALWNEVKDKLKQSGSSLSGGQQQRLCIARGVAIKPEVILLDEPCSALDPISTAKVEELIIELKQDYTVVIVTHNMQQAARCSDYTAYMYLGDLVEFGATEQIFFKPNRQETEDYITGRFG
- the pstA gene encoding phosphate ABC transporter permease PstA produces the protein MSTAETLLRAKALTEMRATRYAARKRVNIIALVLSMMAMGFGLFWLFWILFETVRLGTAGLTWAALSQMTPPPNDEGGLLNAIYGSFLMVMLATFVGTPIGIMAGIYLAEFDTKGWLANVTRFVNDILLSAPSIVIGLFVYAVVVTRFKSFSAYAGIMALTLIVIPVVIRTTENMLQLVPPGLREAAYALGAPKWKVILSITMRSARAGVVTGVLLAVARIAGETAPLLFTALSNQFWTSSLSEPMASLPVTIFKFAMSPYENWQQLAWAGVFLITLAVLGLNILARVLTRQKN
- the phoR gene encoding phosphate regulon sensor histidine kinase PhoR — its product is MFLRICGFVAFQLAGAVLGWFLGLTGQSQLVDALLGALGGSALWLVLDTTRAAQALHWLSPERADSPPIKWGLWGEVLERAQRLLRSQRRTIEEGENRLHDFLSALQASPNGVMLLDNQSRIEWCNQTAAVHFGLDAQRDLQQYMVNLVRDPAFAAYLSGRAFDHELLMAGRESTATRPVRLSVQLYHYGGGRLLLLSRDVTAVEQAEAMRRDFVANVSHEIRTPLTVLAGFVETLQTLELAADERDSYLTLMAQQSMRMQSLVSDLLMLSRLEGSPAPSVDTWSSVPTLMRQLEQDARALTAVVNLNEQQVHALDFHCAFEGEIAGVATELHSAMGNLVSNAIRYTPPGGHIGVSFRQLPDGQAEFEVVDAGPGIAPEHIPRLTERFYRVDRSRSRETGGTGLGLAIVKHVAQRHGAHLAIESKLGQGARFRITFPATRLRATHQ
- the phoB gene encoding phosphate regulon transcriptional regulator PhoB, coding for MRRVPCVLIVEDEPAIAELISVNLRHSGFRPIWAMDSATAQAELDSVLPDVILLDWMLPGESGLTLAKRWRAHPRTKDVPIIMLTARGDEPDRVAGLDAGADDYISKPFSTRELLARIRAVLRRRAPEQEATLVTMGQLSLDAATYRVSFGDQALKLGPTEFKLLHYLMTHAERVHSRSQLLDQVWGDHVFIEERTVDVHVKRLREALGERAAAMIETVRGAGYRITTQNQSTGTSSAVA
- the phoU gene encoding phosphate signaling complex protein PhoU, whose translation is MPEKHLSSQFDSELGTVSTRVMELGGLVESQIRQAIYALSQFSVEVAQQVVTAEAKVNAMEVDIDRELSSIIARRQPTARDLRLLIAISKATANLERVGDEAEKIARMVLSIISSGAPRALPSLELRVASDLASGLLRKALDAFARLDTSAALSILKEDDLIDKEFDGFVRKLITYMMEDPRMISPSLDLLFLAKAIERIGDHAKNIAELIIYIVKGADVRHAAMDEIESVVK
- the pstC gene encoding phosphate ABC transporter permease subunit PstC → MNRLPPVKTARSGPLADRLFGWLAQGAAWLTLGLLIAILLSLTVSAWPAISKYGLGFLASTTWDPVKEEFGGLVMIYGTLMTSFIALLIAVPVSFGIALFLTELSPAWLKRPLGTAIELLAAIPSIVYGMWGLLVFGPILSTYVQQPLQKMFLGVPYLEALFSGPPVGIGILSAGIILAIMIIPFIAAVMRDVFEVTPTLLKESAYGLGATTWEVVSTVVLPYTKAGVVGGIMLGLGRAIGETMAVTFVIGNFNQLDSLSLFQAANSITSALANEFAEAGEGLHQASLMYLGLVLFFITFVVLSLSKLLLSQLKKSEGTKS